The genomic segment CTGCGCAAGCGGTCATATTCTAAGTGGGGATATTCAAATGGCTGTATCCAGCGCACTATTTCTGGTAATGGTGATGATAGGGAGCATGTTGACCCTAAGGTACGTGCTAAAGCTTAGGATAAACGCCTGGGGCTACGCTCAGTAAGTTATCATATAGTTAAGCTTCAAACTCAAAAATTAATCCTTTATTTTAACTTCATCTTAAGGCTAATCCTTATTAAGTATGCCAGCCTTAGCTGAAGCCATGGGGATGAGGGTAAACATACTTGTTAAGGTGTTTGAAAGAAGGAACTCAATAATAGCCTGGGTTAATAATAAACCAATCCTAATAGTTAAGTACGGTGATAAATTCTACGGTATGGACGCGGTGTGCGCTCACATGGGTTGTGCCCTACTCACTGATGTTAATGGTTATGTAGCTACATGCCCAGCTCACTTAGCTAAATATGATGTTAGGACCGGTGAATTAATAGAGAAACCTATGGTTAGGCCTGAGGCTCCCTGCGAGTACATGCAGGTTAAGGTACCCTTAAAGACGTATAAGATTAACGTTACGCCTGAGGGTTTCCTTGAGATTGAGGAATAGGGCAACCAGCGTGCCTAGCGGCTGTGCACAGTATGTTAACTAATTCACTTAGCTTTAACTTACCAGTGTTAGTGTTCCTTGGGCTTGGGTGGTAACTCATATATACTGCAACATCATTAACCATAATGACTCCTCCATGCTTAAAACCTCCACGTAACCCAAGGGCCATGGACACCCCCCTCCAGGCAATTTCACCAAGCACCACTATTGCCCTAGGCTTAATAGCATTGATTTCATTAATAAGCCACTTGCCTACGCATGCCTTAACTTCACTTGAGGTTGGTTTATTATCTGGTGGTGCACACTTAACAACTGACGTAATGTAAACGCACTTAACCCTAGTGCCATCAATCCTACTAATGCTAAAGGGGTTATTTGATAATCCGCATTCATGAAGGGCCCTGAAAAGGAACT from the Caldivirga sp. genome contains:
- a CDS encoding uracil-DNA glycosylase, coding for MNITIRYSEFVDALIKCSTCERLVKYRETVPSLPRFSNNEYWRKPVPPWGDLDNPRIMIVGLAPAAHGGNRTGRMFTGDASAQFLFRALHECGLSNNPFSISRIDGTRVKCVYITSVVKCAPPDNKPTSSEVKACVGKWLINEINAIKPRAIVVLGEIAWRGVSMALGLRGGFKHGGVIMVNDVAVYMSYHPSPRNTNTGKLKLSELVNILCTAARHAGCPIPQSQGNPQA
- a CDS encoding Rieske 2Fe-2S domain-containing protein; this translates as MGMRVNILVKVFERRNSIIAWVNNKPILIVKYGDKFYGMDAVCAHMGCALLTDVNGYVATCPAHLAKYDVRTGELIEKPMVRPEAPCEYMQVKVPLKTYKINVTPEGFLEIEE